One genomic region from Reichenbachiella ulvae encodes:
- a CDS encoding AI-2E family transporter — protein MNEKTEKPNYDLAKFTYILVSLIALVTILVYTEEYVVPFVVALILWFIIHELRENLQWIPWVRENVPIWVQSLIAFFIITAVIAGIGELVYYNSSILYENIDDYEKNFQVVLLQLNDVMEMDVASKVNQYTNDFNADAFIASMIDATTTLFGDAFLILIYVIFLLIEETIFPLKLKAFYPDESEQEKKQDLFYKMDQNIGRYLRLKTLVSFMTAALSYVALIIFGVEAALFWSLLIFVLNFIPTIGSLIATVFPALFAILQMAELAPFVYIMLSVGAVQIIIGNVVEPKLMGTSLNLSSLVVVLSLTIWGGIWGIMGMILSVPITVMMIIVFEEIPSLRFIAVALSEKGQLSEAPKRKNGRQPA, from the coding sequence ATGAACGAGAAGACCGAAAAACCTAATTATGACCTGGCCAAATTCACCTACATCCTAGTATCCCTTATTGCGCTTGTAACCATACTAGTCTATACCGAAGAATATGTCGTTCCCTTTGTAGTGGCATTGATCCTTTGGTTTATCATTCACGAACTTAGAGAAAATCTCCAGTGGATACCATGGGTGAGAGAGAATGTGCCTATCTGGGTACAAAGTCTCATTGCCTTCTTTATCATCACGGCTGTGATAGCCGGGATAGGAGAATTGGTTTACTACAACTCCTCCATCCTCTACGAAAACATAGACGACTATGAGAAAAATTTTCAAGTCGTTCTGCTGCAGCTCAATGATGTGATGGAAATGGATGTAGCGAGTAAGGTCAATCAATACACGAATGATTTCAACGCAGATGCATTTATAGCATCGATGATTGATGCTACTACTACTCTTTTTGGAGATGCCTTTTTGATCTTGATCTATGTCATCTTCTTATTGATTGAAGAAACCATTTTCCCTCTAAAACTGAAGGCTTTTTATCCTGACGAAAGCGAACAGGAAAAGAAACAAGATTTGTTCTACAAAATGGATCAAAATATTGGCAGGTATCTTAGGCTCAAAACATTGGTCAGTTTCATGACTGCCGCCTTGAGTTATGTGGCCTTGATTATATTTGGGGTTGAGGCTGCACTCTTCTGGTCCTTGTTGATTTTTGTATTGAATTTTATCCCAACGATTGGCTCATTGATCGCCACAGTTTTTCCGGCTCTTTTTGCGATTTTACAAATGGCTGAATTGGCCCCTTTTGTCTATATCATGTTATCTGTAGGAGCGGTTCAGATCATCATTGGTAATGTCGTAGAACCTAAATTGATGGGAACTTCCTTGAACCTTAGCTCCCTGGTCGTGGTTTTATCATTGACTATCTGGGGTGGTATTTGGGGGATAATGGGCATGATACTCAGTGTACCCATCACTGTAATGATGATCATTGTATTCGAAGAAATACCAAGCTTACGATTCATTGCCGTAGCGCTATCTGAAAAAGGTCAACTGTCAGAAGCACCAAAAAGAAAAAATGGACGTCAGCCAGCGTAA
- a CDS encoding LacI family DNA-binding transcriptional regulator, translating to MTDNNNIRIKDIAKLAGVSVGTVDRVIHKRGKVSEEVKEKIEKVLSETGYKPNLLARTLGSKKGIKIAVIMPNPEQDEYWALAFTGITQSLEDWSQYNLQIDNHFFDLFDSSSFREAAENALSQTPDGLVCAPIFHKETLEFFSQQNQDNIPYVLCNTFIKELSPISFIGQDLYQSGRLAGELISIGGTDKSHVAILHIQENIENSMHLKAKEQGLRDILEPKYEISSHDIKKMDPALIREQIEQILIDENLGGIFVSTSSALHEVASILENMGRSDIRLIGYDLLEKNLSYLKRGVINFLINQNPKRMTLTGIGHLSNHLLFQKELPENELFPLEIISRENMETYLNSRIH from the coding sequence AACTGGCTGGCGTATCTGTAGGCACCGTGGATCGGGTCATTCACAAAAGAGGAAAAGTATCTGAGGAGGTAAAGGAGAAAATAGAAAAGGTGCTGTCAGAAACTGGTTACAAACCTAACCTACTAGCGCGCACATTAGGCTCCAAAAAAGGCATAAAAATCGCAGTGATTATGCCCAATCCAGAACAGGACGAATATTGGGCACTTGCCTTCACAGGTATCACTCAGAGCTTGGAAGATTGGTCTCAATACAATCTCCAGATCGACAATCATTTTTTTGACCTTTTTGACAGTTCATCCTTTCGAGAAGCGGCAGAAAATGCCCTTTCTCAAACCCCAGATGGCCTGGTATGCGCTCCCATTTTCCATAAGGAAACGCTGGAGTTCTTTAGCCAACAAAACCAGGACAATATCCCCTACGTACTTTGTAATACTTTTATAAAAGAGCTTTCGCCTATTTCCTTTATTGGTCAGGATTTGTATCAATCGGGAAGGCTAGCAGGCGAACTGATTTCCATAGGAGGCACCGACAAGTCTCATGTAGCCATTCTACATATTCAGGAAAACATTGAAAACTCCATGCACCTGAAGGCCAAAGAACAAGGCTTAAGAGACATTCTTGAGCCTAAATATGAAATCAGCAGCCATGATATCAAGAAAATGGATCCGGCACTGATCAGGGAACAGATAGAGCAAATTCTGATTGATGAAAACCTTGGAGGCATATTTGTCTCTACCTCATCCGCACTGCATGAAGTTGCTTCCATACTAGAAAACATGGGAAGGTCGGACATTCGTTTGATAGGCTATGACCTTTTGGAAAAGAATCTGAGCTATTTAAAGAGAGGAGTCATCAATTTTCTCATTAATCAAAATCCAAAACGCATGACTTTGACTGGCATTGGTCATTTGTCCAATCACCTACTGTTTCAAAAGGAACTACCAGAAAACGAACTATTCCCTCTGGAAATCATCAGCAGAGAAAACATGGAAACTTACTTGAATTCGAGAATCCATTAA
- a CDS encoding STAS/SEC14 domain-containing protein — protein MGVSKMTYKDVEIITTDLSGLTIDEGNKVLNEAVAVISKYPEKSVLSLINVEGIKINSAFLDEIKEVGKKNGPYVKGTAVVGLTSMTKLMARAIIKFTGRKAALFDDEESALAWLYQVHLGEK, from the coding sequence ATGGGTGTATCTAAAATGACTTACAAGGATGTCGAAATAATCACGACTGATTTATCAGGTCTGACAATCGATGAAGGAAATAAGGTTTTGAATGAAGCGGTGGCAGTCATTAGTAAATACCCCGAAAAATCTGTTTTGTCCCTAATCAATGTAGAGGGCATCAAGATCAATTCGGCCTTTCTTGATGAGATCAAGGAGGTGGGAAAGAAGAATGGCCCTTATGTAAAAGGAACGGCGGTAGTTGGCCTCACATCCATGACAAAGTTGATGGCAAGAGCCATCATTAAATTTACAGGTCGTAAAGCGGCGCTTTTTGATGACGAGGAGTCAGCCTTGGCTTGGTTGTACCAGGTTCATTTAGGCGAAAAATAG
- the glpX gene encoding class II fructose-bisphosphatase, translating into MKTNSIKDILKVVAAKAALATIDHIGTGEKEAGDQAAVDAMRKAFDSAEIDAVVRVGEGEKDEAPMLYVGETLGTGKGESVDIAVDPVEGTRLMAEGLPNAITVIAATKRGRFWDSGSAYYMDKLVVGKEAKGAIDINKTAMENLHAVADKLGKSISDLGVYILDKPRHHDVIQEMKSNGVKVFAHKEGDVIGSILALIPDSEIDVLMGIGGAPEAVITAAAVRVLGGDMQGKLAPQKAEEEINLQNDGIDLDRVYGLDDLVLSDWAVFAAAGVTSGPLLTGVTRDATGQLNTECITIGPECGVIEKSTYAG; encoded by the coding sequence ATGAAAACAAATAGCATCAAAGACATCCTAAAAGTAGTAGCTGCCAAAGCGGCATTGGCGACTATTGATCATATAGGCACAGGCGAGAAAGAAGCAGGAGATCAGGCAGCTGTCGATGCTATGAGAAAGGCTTTTGATTCAGCAGAAATAGATGCCGTCGTTCGAGTGGGAGAAGGAGAAAAAGATGAAGCACCGATGCTTTATGTTGGAGAGACTTTGGGTACTGGCAAAGGTGAATCAGTGGATATCGCTGTAGATCCGGTTGAAGGTACTCGCTTGATGGCTGAAGGCCTGCCTAATGCTATCACAGTAATTGCTGCTACCAAAAGAGGGAGGTTTTGGGACTCGGGATCGGCCTATTATATGGACAAATTGGTAGTGGGGAAGGAGGCCAAGGGCGCCATTGATATCAACAAAACGGCCATGGAAAATCTGCATGCTGTGGCTGATAAATTAGGGAAGTCAATTTCTGATTTAGGGGTTTATATCCTGGATAAGCCAAGGCATCATGATGTGATTCAAGAAATGAAGTCTAATGGGGTTAAGGTATTTGCTCACAAGGAAGGCGACGTGATTGGCTCCATTTTAGCCTTGATCCCGGATAGCGAAATCGATGTCCTGATGGGGATAGGTGGAGCTCCAGAAGCGGTGATCACTGCCGCAGCGGTTCGGGTGCTTGGCGGTGATATGCAAGGCAAACTCGCTCCTCAGAAAGCTGAAGAAGAAATCAATCTGCAAAATGACGGCATAGATCTCGACAGAGTTTATGGTTTGGACGATTTGGTCCTCAGCGACTGGGCTGTATTTGCCGCAGCGGGTGTTACCTCAGGCCCATTGCTTACTGGGGTTACCAGAGATGCAACAGGACAGTTGAATACAGAATGCATCACCATTGGACCTGAGTGTGGAGTGATTGAAAAGAGTACTTACGCTGGCTGA
- the nadA gene encoding quinolinate synthase NadA has protein sequence MEHVIDTPKTRKEYMDEILRLKKEKNAVLLAHYYQEADIQDLADYVGDSLGLSRKAAETDADIIVFAGVHFMAETAKIINPEKKVILPDLNAGCSLADSAQPGPFKEFVDAHPDHIVVTYINCSAEIKAMSDIICTSSNAVDIINSIPKDQKIICAPDRNLGEYLIHQTGRDMVLWDGACMVHEAFAMDKILDLHKENPKAKFIAHPESTQNILRISSFVGSTEKLLNFVQEDDSEEFIVATEAGILHEMQKRVPHKKLIPAPAKEDNTCSCSECHYMKMNTLQKLYNCLRDESPSVDVPVEIRKKALIPLERMLELSK, from the coding sequence ATGGAGCATGTGATTGATACCCCCAAAACAAGAAAGGAATACATGGATGAGATTCTTCGACTAAAGAAGGAGAAAAATGCAGTATTGCTTGCTCATTATTATCAAGAGGCGGATATACAGGATTTAGCAGATTATGTAGGAGATAGTTTAGGACTATCGAGAAAAGCCGCAGAAACGGATGCAGATATCATCGTGTTCGCTGGTGTGCACTTCATGGCCGAAACTGCGAAGATTATCAACCCTGAGAAGAAAGTGATTCTTCCGGATTTGAATGCGGGTTGTTCTTTGGCTGATTCAGCACAACCGGGCCCTTTTAAGGAATTTGTTGATGCACACCCCGATCATATCGTGGTGACTTATATCAACTGCTCTGCAGAGATCAAGGCGATGAGTGATATCATTTGCACTTCATCTAATGCGGTAGATATTATCAATTCAATTCCGAAGGATCAGAAAATCATTTGTGCTCCTGATAGAAATCTGGGAGAATATCTAATTCACCAGACTGGTAGAGATATGGTGCTTTGGGATGGAGCCTGCATGGTGCATGAGGCTTTTGCTATGGACAAGATTTTGGATCTGCATAAGGAAAACCCAAAAGCCAAATTCATTGCTCACCCAGAGTCAACACAGAATATTTTAAGGATTTCGTCTTTTGTTGGATCAACCGAAAAGCTGCTCAATTTTGTTCAGGAAGATGATTCCGAGGAATTTATCGTGGCGACAGAGGCAGGTATTCTACATGAGATGCAAAAGCGTGTACCGCATAAGAAATTGATTCCAGCTCCAGCCAAGGAGGACAACACCTGTTCATGTAGCGAGTGTCACTATATGAAAATGAATACCCTTCAAAAACTATATAACTGTCTCAGAGACGAAAGCCCTTCGGTAGATGTACCAGTGGAAATTCGAAAAAAGGCATTGATTCCATTAGAGCGTATGCTCGAATTGTCTAAATAA
- the nadB gene encoding L-aspartate oxidase — MPTYDFLVIGSGIAGLSYALKVAKKCPDKKLAIVTKSYENESNTKYAQGGMAVVMDKVKDSYDQHIKDTLIAGDGLCDEEVVEFVVKEAPDRLKELIAWGTRFDKGKHGKYDLGKEGGHSAHRILHHKDITGFEIQRALLEKVHACKNVSLFPHHFAVDLITEHHLPIEIKDKSRTCFGAYVLNEKTRKIETFLSKITLIASGGIGHVYQNTTNPKVATGDGIAMAYRAKAFVKHMEFVQFHPTALYESDRKGQTFLISEAVRGFGAILRDEHGEPFMHKYDERESLASRDIVSRAIDAEMKRSGGEYMYLDCRHLDLDRFEKHFPNISSKCRSIGIDIEHDMIPVVPAAHYLCGGIDVDRFGQSKVENLFVAGEAACTGLHGANRLASNSLLEAIVFAHRSFEKTTELIDQVSELPNPPDWNEEGTTQPKELILITHNRKEVQAIMSNYVGIIRSAERLDRAKKRLRLIYEETEELYRRTKISPQLSELRNLITIAYLIIQQSLKRDENKGGFYRTD; from the coding sequence ATGCCTACCTACGATTTTTTGGTCATCGGCTCTGGGATTGCCGGTTTAAGCTACGCTTTGAAAGTGGCAAAGAAATGCCCGGATAAGAAACTGGCGATAGTCACCAAGTCTTATGAGAATGAGTCCAATACCAAGTATGCCCAGGGCGGCATGGCTGTGGTGATGGACAAAGTCAAAGACTCCTACGATCAGCATATCAAAGACACACTGATAGCTGGAGATGGCCTATGTGATGAGGAAGTCGTAGAATTTGTGGTCAAAGAAGCGCCGGATCGTTTGAAGGAATTGATTGCTTGGGGAACCCGTTTCGATAAGGGGAAGCATGGAAAATATGATCTGGGCAAAGAAGGAGGACACTCTGCCCACAGGATATTGCATCACAAGGATATTACGGGTTTTGAGATCCAAAGAGCCCTATTGGAGAAGGTTCATGCATGCAAAAATGTATCATTGTTTCCTCATCATTTTGCCGTTGACCTGATCACCGAACATCATTTGCCGATAGAGATTAAGGACAAGTCTCGTACATGCTTTGGGGCTTATGTATTGAATGAGAAAACCAGAAAAATTGAAACTTTCCTCTCTAAAATCACTCTAATCGCAAGTGGTGGGATAGGTCATGTTTATCAAAACACCACCAATCCAAAGGTCGCTACTGGAGACGGAATTGCCATGGCATATAGAGCGAAGGCTTTTGTGAAGCATATGGAGTTCGTCCAGTTTCATCCTACTGCCTTGTATGAATCGGACAGAAAAGGGCAGACATTTTTGATCTCTGAAGCAGTAAGAGGTTTTGGGGCGATATTAAGAGATGAGCATGGGGAGCCTTTCATGCACAAATATGACGAAAGGGAAAGCCTGGCCTCAAGAGACATTGTTTCGAGGGCGATAGATGCAGAGATGAAACGTAGTGGAGGAGAGTATATGTACCTCGATTGTCGTCATTTGGACCTTGATAGGTTTGAGAAGCACTTCCCCAATATCTCTAGCAAGTGTAGATCCATTGGGATTGACATAGAGCATGATATGATACCGGTGGTCCCAGCCGCTCATTATTTGTGTGGAGGGATTGATGTGGATCGTTTTGGTCAGTCGAAGGTGGAGAATTTGTTTGTGGCAGGTGAGGCAGCTTGTACAGGTCTACATGGAGCCAATCGTCTGGCGTCAAACTCCCTTTTAGAAGCCATTGTTTTTGCCCATCGAAGTTTCGAGAAAACGACTGAATTGATCGATCAGGTATCAGAGTTGCCCAATCCACCGGATTGGAACGAAGAAGGTACAACTCAACCTAAAGAGCTCATCCTAATCACGCATAATAGAAAGGAAGTCCAGGCCATCATGTCGAACTATGTTGGAATCATTCGGTCAGCTGAACGTCTGGACCGTGCTAAAAAGAGATTGAGGTTGATCTACGAAGAAACAGAAGAGCTTTATCGAAGAACTAAAATTTCTCCACAGCTATCAGAATTGCGCAATTTGATTACGATTGCCTATTTGATTATACAACAGTCCCTCAAAAGAGATGAAAATAAAGGGGGATTCTACAGGACGGATTAA